Proteins from a single region of Thunnus albacares chromosome 14, fThuAlb1.1, whole genome shotgun sequence:
- the LOC122997310 gene encoding DELTA-stichotoxin-Hmg2b-like: MPHRNCSVEINNNSGCYTLANPRVFIESGCCEVPLPPMVGPCSAASALFNKTTGAATGAVGVFTYDLFNADLNDYSHVMAVMFSVPYDRNLYSNWFAVGIFDRGNNCDYNLYDIMYNGSENNFVRAKADGSCISFQGDYVIVSASMSDSGEAVLRVDISDTGMY, from the exons ATGCCTCATCGCAACTGCTCAGTTGAGATCAACAACAACTCTGGCTGTTACACTCTTGCCAACCCAAG ggtGTTCATTGAGAGTGGCTGCTGTGAGGTCCCTCTGCCGCCCATGGTGGGTCCATGCTCCGCTGCCAGTGCATTGTTCAACAAGACCACCGGTGCTGCAACTGGCGCAGTCGGCGTCTTCACCTATGACCTTTTCAATGCTGACCTGAACGACTACAGCCATGTCATGGCTGTTATGTTCTCTGTGCCCTACGACCGAAACCTCTACTCCAACTGGTTTGCCGTGGGGATATTTGATAGAGGCAACAATTGTGACTACAATCTTTATGATATCATGTATAATGGAAGTGAAAATAATTTTGTAAGAGCAAAGGCTGATGGCTCCTGCATTTCTTTTCAGGGCGATTATGTTATTGTCAGTGCCTCCATGTCAGACTCCGGTGAAGCTGTCCTGAGGGTGGACATCAGTGATACTGGCATGtattga
- the LOC122997325 gene encoding zinc finger protein ZIC 4-like has translation MKRTAVVARHNGLVSPLGNNNSGASSIVSPPQQRGTNVSASTDSGTGGGMDGLLDFSKGPTVKTELICKWTDRTSSRQRLGRTATSVCDQTFSSMQELVDHVTTEHVTAGLETLSHVCMWDECMRGGKAFKAKYKLINHIRVHTGEKPFSCAFPNCGKMFARSENLKIHTRTHTGEKPFQCEFCERRFANSSDRKKHSQVHTASKPYDCKALGCTKSYTHPSSLRKHMKVHIKSSPTSEPHDTYDSIAHQHEQPHQALEPLDLKMNHLSPSLANKNTHFPLLSNHELDINSATEVDHKLLLRSSSPMTMPLDLSLSGLKSQLAQQQSSRIPRRSQRSVNPALPQLSNIKEWYVCTRTTAPHFPLLHPDHIKSEPSDDEEYIT, from the exons ATGAAGCGGACGGCTGTAGTGGCCAGGCACAATGGCCTCGTCTCTCCGCTGGGGAACAACAACTCCGGGGCTTCGAGCATCGTCTCACCACCCCAGCAGAGAGGCACTAATGTGTCCGCTTCTACCGACAGTGGTACCGGCGGTGGGATGGACGGCCTGCTGGATTTCTCCAAAGGCCCCACCGtcaaaactgaactgatttgCAAATGGACTGACCGAACTTCCTCGAGACAGAGGCTTGGGCGGACGGCGACGTCCGTCTGCGACCAAACTTTCAGCTCCATGCAAGAGCTGGTGGACCACGTCACCACTGAGCATGTAACGGCGGGGCTCGAGACCCTCAGTCATGTCTGCATGTGGGACGAGTGTATGCGCGGTGGGAAGGCGTTCAAAGCCAAATACAAACTCATCAACCACATTCGTGTGCACACCGGGGAGAAACCTTTTTCGTGCGCATTTCCCAACTGCGGCAAGATGTTTGCACGCTCCGAGAACCTCAAGATccacacgcgcacgcacactG GTGAGAAGCCATTCCAGTGTGAGTTTTGTGAGCGACGCTTCGCCAACAGCAGTGACCGGAAGAAGCACTCACAAGTCCACACGGCCTCGAAGCCCTACGACTGCAAGGCTCTGGGCTGCACCAAGTCCTACACCCACCCCAGCTCCCTGCGCAAACACATGAAGGTCCACATCAAATCGTCACCTACCTCTGAACCCCATGACACGTACGACTCCATTGCTCACCAACACGAACAACCTCATCAGGCCCTCGAGCCACTCGACCTTAAAATGAACCACCTTTCTCCATCACTTGCcaataaaaacactcattttcctcttctgtccAATCACGAATTGGATATCAACTCAGCCACTGAAGTGGATCATAAGCTGCTGCTGAGGAGTTCGTCTCCAATGACAATGCCTCTGGACCTTTCTCTGTCGGGCCTGAAGAGTCAGCTGGCCCAGCAGCAGAGTAGCAGGATCCCACGGAGGAGCCAGCGGTCAGTCAACCCAGCCTTACCTCAGTTATCTAACATTAAGGAGTGGTATGTCTGTACCAGGACTACAGCACCACACTTTCCTCTACTTCACCCAGACCACATCAAATCAGAACCTAGTGATGATGAGGAGTACATCACGTAG